One window from the genome of Mauremys mutica isolate MM-2020 ecotype Southern chromosome 4, ASM2049712v1, whole genome shotgun sequence encodes:
- the LOC123368305 gene encoding zinc finger protein 883-like isoform X10: MSVTFEDVAMYFSPAEWALLGKEQRQLYRHVMWENYRTLVSLGIQTPKPVVISSIERGEELCVQDPTEDGDILRGTQPDFPDAEETWDWPAIESSLGFFLTQSSSPGAASARTLSRAEGQTPEEGSGNLEPLRPFPGTSGENHSQKTEWGRHHKRQCRKEPAIPRGHQRRSRSHLKPPEKGKAEPRKTLYTCRVCREEFKVQRDLIGHHWMVHKRHKLYHCSECGESFRRKKAFKAHGKTHRKERAHPCSECGKIFNQLSLLTAHQRVHTGERPYHCAECGKRFFQITALTIHKRIHSGERPFACAECGKRFMDSSTFRNHQRIHSEKRPHRCNQCGKGFKLTSSLTRHQKIHSGEKPFLCHECGKQFCLREHLIRHQRIHTGEQPHCCAECGKKFSLLQSLRRHQGIHRTGGPHRCAECGKIFGHPESLTLHQRIHTGERLHHCGECGKKFVRLVQLRVHQRIHTGERPYYCTECGKRFTQSSGLINHQRIHSGERPYPCTQCGKVFAHSSSLTKHQKIHLEKKPYSCARCGKRFARSASLTKHRRTHSGERPYPCAQCGKRFARSSSLTKHQSTHSG, encoded by the exons ATGTCGGTGACGTTTGAGGACGTTGCCATGTATTTCTCCCCAGCGGAGTGGGCGCTGCTGGGCAAGGAGCAAAGGCAACTTTACAGACACGTCATGTGGGAAAATTACCGGACTCTGGTCTCGTTAG GAATCCAGACTCCCAAGCCAGTGGTGATCTCCAGCATAGAGCGAGGGGAAGAGCTGTGTGTCCAGGATCCCACAGAAGATGGAGACATCTTGAGAGGCACCCAGCCAG ATTTCCCAGATGCAGAAGAGACTTGGGACTGGCCAGCAATTGAAAGCTCCTTGGGCTTCTTCCTCACACAAAGCTCTTCCCCTGGAGCAG CAAGTGCCAGGACCCTGAGCAGAGCTGAGGGGCAGACTCCAGAGGAAGGATCTGGGAACCTGGAGCCACTCAGGCCTTTCCCAGGGACCTCAGGGGAGAACCATTCCCAGAAAACTGAGTGGGGAAGACACCACAAGAGGCAGTGCAGGAAGGAGCCAGCAATTCCAAGAGGCCATCAGAGGAGATCCAGGTCACATCTAAAGCCGCCTGAAAAGGGAAAAGCTGAGCCCAGAAAGACCCTATATACCTGCCGTGTGTGCAGGGAAGAATTCAAGGTGCAGAGAGACCTGATAGGCCACCACTGGATGGTTCATAAGAGACATAAATTGTATCACTGTAGCGAGTGTGGGGAGAGCTTCAGGAGAAAGAAGGCATTCAAAGCACATGGGAAAACCCACAGAAAGGAGAGAGCCCATCCCTGTTCTGAATGTGGGAAAATATTCAACCAGTTATCACTGCTCACTGCCCACCAGAGAGTACATACGGGAGAAAGACCTTATCACTGTGCTGAGTGCGGAAAAAGATTCTTCCAAATAACAGCTCTTACCATCCACAAGAGAATCCACTCAGGAGAGAGACCCTTTGCCTGCGCTGAGTGTGGAAAGAGATTTATGGATTCATCAACGTTTCGTAATCACCAGAGAATCCACTCAGAAAAGAGACCCCATCGCTGTAACCAATGTGGGAAAGGCTTCAAACTTACATCAAGTCTTACTAGACACCAGAAAATCCACAGCGGAGAGAAACCCTTCCtgtgccatgagtgtgggaaacaaTTCTGCCTACGAGAACATCTCattagacatcagaggatccacaccggggagcagccccattgctgtgctgagtgtgggaaaaaattCAGTCTCCTTCAAAGTCTCAGGAGACACCAAGGAATCCATCGTACGGGGGGACCGCATcgatgcgctgagtgtgggaaaatatTCGGTCATCCAGAAAGTCTCACTctacaccagagaatccacactggggaaaGACTCCATCACTGTGGTGAATGCGGGAAAAAGTTTGTCCGTCTAGTACAACTCAGAGTCCACCAAAGAATCCATACTGGGGAGAGACCCTATTactgcactgagtgcgggaaaagatTCACCCAATCATCAGGCCTTATCAACCACCAGAGAATCCATTCAGGAGAGCGACCCTATCCCTGCACTCAGTGCGGGAAGGTCTTTGCTCACTCGTCGTCTCTTAccaaacatcagaaaatccattTGGAAAAGAAGCCGTACTCCTGCGCTCGGTGTGGGAAACGCTTTGCTCGCTCCGCATCTCTCACTAAGCACCGGAGAACCCACTCAGGAGAGCGACCATATCCCTGCGCTCAGTGTGGGAAGCGCTTTGCTCGCTCATCCTCTCTCACTAAACACCAGAGCACCCACTCAGGATAG